The following proteins are co-located in the Candidatus Bathyarchaeota archaeon genome:
- a CDS encoding winged helix-turn-helix domain-containing protein has protein sequence MAKYRTKLQIIAEILEIVREGAKKTHIMYKANLSYKLLCKYLDEVLDCGLVRVSHDDAYLVAPKGEKFLQRFIDYKKLRERVNKEVSAVDKEKILLEKMYTNSRARNNSVKGLSRKGLDVA, from the coding sequence TTGGCGAAGTATAGAACTAAGCTTCAGATCATAGCCGAGATTCTGGAAATAGTCAGGGAAGGTGCTAAGAAGACGCATATTATGTATAAGGCTAATCTTAGCTACAAGCTATTGTGTAAGTATCTTGACGAAGTGCTTGATTGTGGGTTGGTGCGTGTCAGTCATGACGACGCTTATTTGGTTGCTCCGAAGGGAGAAAAGTTTCTGCAGAGGTTTATTGATTATAAAAAGCTTCGTGAGCGTGTGAACAAAGAGGTAAGCGCTGTGGATAAAGAAAAGATTTTGCTTGAAAAGATGTACACGAATTCGAGGGCTAGGAATAATAGTGTGAAAGGGTTGTCAAGAAAAGGTTTGGATGTTGCATAA
- a CDS encoding winged helix-turn-helix domain-containing protein — protein sequence MEVIIDILTESLDGANKTRIMYRANLNFLRFNCYLSEMLENGLLLEENNGVGGVVVYKVTESGKVLLRTLRKAQRFMPI from the coding sequence ATGGAGGTTATAATTGATATCTTAACAGAATCTCTGGACGGAGCGAATAAGACTAGGATTATGTATCGTGCCAACTTGAATTTTCTACGTTTCAACTGTTATCTTTCTGAGATGCTTGAGAACGGCTTGCTACTAGAGGAGAATAATGGTGTTGGGGGAGTTGTGGTGTATAAAGTGACTGAAAGTGGTAAGGTTTTGTTGAGGACGTTGCGTAAGGCTCAGCGGTTTATGCCGATTTGA
- a CDS encoding winged helix-turn-helix domain-containing protein, whose product MRERSLVRGFLVQTATETKSSHRSRLDIIANILSSAAGGVRKTSIMYKCNLSFSQLEVYMGFLLNKGLLKVFTKRQSATSYFFETTGRGKDFLRAYRNLAALMSA is encoded by the coding sequence ATGCGAGAAAGGAGTCTGGTGAGAGGATTTTTGGTTCAGACGGCAACTGAGACTAAGTCATCGCATAGAAGTCGATTAGATATAATTGCAAATATACTTTCTTCTGCTGCTGGTGGAGTGCGGAAAACTTCTATTATGTATAAATGTAACCTTAGTTTTAGTCAGTTGGAGGTTTACATGGGTTTTCTTTTGAATAAGGGTCTTTTGAAAGTGTTCACGAAGAGGCAGAGTGCAACTAGCTACTTTTTTGAGACTACTGGAAGGGGAAAGGATTTTTTGAGGGCTTACCGTAATCTGGCCGCTCTTATGTCAGCGTAA
- a CDS encoding tRNA (N(6)-L-threonylcarbamoyladenosine(37)-C(2))-methylthiotransferase produces the protein MYILNDGAAMRIYVKGFGCSSSLADAEVLAGCLSSAGHTIVSSLQEAELVLYNTCAVKGPTENRMINLLKGIPKEKKLIVAGCLPLINFERLSKEVCFDGVVGPALGEKIVDVVSRVSKGERVADLEDAAMNMPRLDSPRMRSNPRISIIPVNYGCLGSCSYCCVRFARGRLRSYSIKEILNKVERDVAEGVREFWLTSQDTAVYGKDVDTDLAELLKGVCGVKGDFFVRVGMMTLDNLMDIVDELMEAFQNEKVFKFLHLPVQSGDDSVLGWMNRFYSTRDFIVAVGKFRRAFRQSTVATDVIVGFPGEAEEAFKNTCKLIEDVRPDIVNISKFFARPKTSAVDLKPQVSPLEVKHRSACLASLVRRIAFERNSEWNGWSGRVLVDEVGKQGSVVGRNFAYKPVVIRSRYGRGLLGQFVSVKVVDVFQSYLLGEIV, from the coding sequence TTGTATATTTTAAATGATGGTGCTGCGATGCGAATATACGTGAAAGGCTTCGGTTGTTCCAGCAGCCTTGCAGACGCCGAGGTTCTTGCGGGTTGTCTCTCAAGCGCGGGTCATACAATAGTGAGCAGTCTCCAAGAAGCTGAGCTTGTGCTCTATAATACGTGTGCAGTTAAAGGTCCCACCGAGAATCGAATGATAAACTTGCTGAAAGGAATCCCAAAGGAAAAGAAGCTTATTGTGGCTGGATGTTTGCCACTCATAAACTTTGAAAGGCTGAGCAAAGAGGTTTGCTTTGACGGAGTTGTTGGACCGGCTTTAGGGGAAAAAATTGTTGATGTCGTATCGCGCGTTTCTAAGGGCGAGCGTGTTGCAGATTTAGAAGATGCTGCAATGAATATGCCGCGACTAGATTCGCCTCGCATGCGTTCCAATCCTAGAATAAGCATTATTCCCGTAAACTATGGATGCTTAGGCTCATGCTCATATTGCTGTGTTCGCTTTGCGCGTGGAAGGCTTAGAAGTTATAGCATCAAGGAAATCCTAAACAAGGTTGAAAGAGATGTTGCAGAAGGTGTTCGCGAATTTTGGTTGACCTCGCAAGATACGGCTGTGTATGGAAAGGACGTTGACACTGATCTGGCCGAGCTGCTGAAGGGTGTCTGCGGTGTTAAGGGGGACTTTTTTGTCCGTGTTGGAATGATGACGCTTGATAATCTCATGGACATCGTTGATGAGTTGATGGAAGCATTTCAAAACGAGAAAGTGTTTAAGTTTTTGCATTTGCCGGTGCAAAGTGGTGATGACAGTGTTTTGGGGTGGATGAACCGGTTTTATTCAACTAGGGACTTCATTGTGGCAGTTGGGAAGTTTAGAAGGGCGTTTCGGCAGTCAACTGTTGCTACTGATGTTATTGTTGGCTTTCCGGGAGAGGCTGAAGAAGCGTTTAAGAATACTTGTAAGTTGATTGAAGATGTCAGACCGGACATAGTAAATATTTCTAAGTTTTTTGCAAGGCCTAAGACTTCTGCGGTAGATTTGAAGCCGCAGGTTTCGCCTTTAGAAGTGAAGCATAGGAGTGCGTGTTTGGCAAGCTTAGTTCGCCGTATTGCTTTCGAGCGAAACAGTGAGTGGAATGGTTGGAGTGGGAGGGTGTTGGTTGATGAGGTGGGAAAGCAGGGGTCGGTTGTTGGGCGGAATTTTGCGTATAAACCTGTTGTGATTAGGAGCAGGTATGGGCGTGGTTTGTTGGGGCAGTTTGTCTCTGTGAAGGTGGTGGATGTCTTTCAGTCGTATTTGCTTGGTGAAATTGTGTAG
- a CDS encoding ribbon-helix-helix domain-containing protein, translated as MKLITLYLPEPYIRALDSLVNEQYYPNRAEAIRIAIRDMLSVEVWGRKQNGWRKTN; from the coding sequence ATGAAACTCATTACGTTATATCTCCCCGAACCCTACATTCGAGCACTAGACAGCCTTGTAAACGAACAATACTATCCAAACCGTGCAGAAGCCATCCGCATAGCTATACGAGACATGTTATCCGTAGAGGTTTGGGGGAGGAAACAAAATGGCTGGCGAAAAACCAACTAA
- the ftsZ gene encoding cell division protein FtsZ, with protein MAGEKPTNKALQPTWQGTLAPTDSIQPSNQCKIVVIGIGGAGNNTVTQLTKMRIKNTHTIAINTDSLQLNASQADQKILIGEKLTQDAGTSGNPVSGRAAIEESRKQIESTLTNVDIVFVTTDLSGGTGIGVAPAVAEIAKKKGATTIGVVAKPFQIEKDRMKSASYMLTELQRECDTVVVIDNNQLTELAPELPINEAFKIAGQVLAKVIKGLVEMISAPSLINFGLANFMNIVKHGGVAVIGIGESDAQNRAEEATHNALRSPLRDVDYAEATGALIEVTGDSQMTIEEANRVGEIVTEMMNDNAQVIWGARVDPELDGRIRVTLVMTGINSPRIVSKFGSIAPQLFNLEPYSEPEKKLRVDLGLYQLEKFES; from the coding sequence ATGGCTGGCGAAAAACCAACTAACAAAGCTCTTCAACCCACATGGCAAGGCACCCTTGCACCAACTGACAGCATACAGCCATCTAACCAATGCAAAATCGTAGTCATCGGAATCGGAGGAGCCGGCAACAACACGGTCACACAACTAACAAAAATGAGAATAAAAAATACTCATACAATTGCAATCAACACTGACTCACTCCAACTTAACGCGTCACAAGCAGATCAGAAAATACTAATCGGAGAGAAACTGACTCAAGACGCTGGCACAAGCGGAAATCCTGTTTCGGGAAGGGCTGCTATAGAAGAGTCACGGAAACAAATAGAGAGTACCCTAACAAACGTGGACATCGTATTTGTCACCACAGATCTGAGCGGCGGAACTGGAATAGGAGTTGCCCCAGCCGTCGCAGAAATCGCCAAGAAAAAAGGTGCCACCACAATAGGAGTAGTTGCGAAGCCTTTCCAAATTGAAAAAGATCGAATGAAATCAGCTTCTTATATGCTCACTGAACTCCAACGGGAATGTGATACAGTTGTAGTAATTGACAACAACCAACTTACAGAACTCGCACCTGAACTTCCAATCAACGAAGCTTTCAAAATTGCTGGCCAAGTGTTGGCCAAAGTGATAAAAGGCCTAGTAGAGATGATTTCAGCGCCCAGCCTCATCAATTTTGGCCTCGCCAACTTTATGAACATTGTAAAACACGGCGGAGTCGCAGTGATAGGAATAGGCGAATCTGACGCGCAGAATCGCGCCGAAGAAGCAACACATAACGCGCTAAGAAGCCCATTGCGAGATGTTGACTACGCTGAAGCTACAGGCGCACTCATCGAGGTCACCGGCGATAGTCAAATGACAATTGAAGAAGCTAATCGTGTCGGAGAGATTGTAACAGAAATGATGAATGACAACGCCCAGGTGATTTGGGGTGCCAGAGTAGATCCAGAGCTGGACGGGAGGATTAGAGTCACTCTGGTGATGACTGGCATTAACTCACCGCGTATAGTGTCAAAGTTTGGTTCAATTGCCCCTCAGCTTTTCAACCTAGAACCTTATTCAGAACCTGAG